From a region of the Acidicapsa acidisoli genome:
- a CDS encoding NCS2 family permease, with protein MRIFLERYFEFSRLGTNWRTEVLAGVTTFLTMAYIVLVNPAILAQSGMPLPAVTAATCLSAALGSILMGVVARYPIALAPGMGLNAYFTYTVCIKMHIPWQTALGAVFLSGTVFLLLTAFGIRQLILRSIPQELYAAVACGIGLFIAFIGLTKAGLVVQSPVTLVQLGNIKDPTTALSLLGLGLMVALEIWKIKGSILIGVLTVTAAAWALGLTHWTRAGGGVQSLTATAFKLDIPGAFRVGLLEIVFVFFFVDLFDNLGTLVAVTKRAGLLAADHSIPRLNRILFADAAATVAGSLTGTSTVTSYVESTAGVAAGGRSGITAIVTGLLFLVAMVAAPFIGIVPSAATAPALILVGSMMLTTVTEIRWTEPLVAVPAFLTVILIPLTYSIANGLGFGIIAWAVLHLAAGKLSRRDWLLYLLAALFLVRFVYLSAS; from the coding sequence ATGCGGATTTTCCTGGAACGCTATTTTGAGTTTTCTCGTCTAGGCACGAACTGGCGCACGGAAGTACTGGCCGGGGTGACTACGTTCTTGACGATGGCCTACATCGTGCTGGTGAATCCTGCGATTCTGGCGCAGAGCGGGATGCCGTTGCCGGCGGTCACTGCGGCCACCTGTCTGTCGGCGGCGCTGGGATCGATTCTGATGGGAGTGGTGGCGCGGTATCCGATTGCGCTGGCGCCGGGAATGGGCCTGAACGCCTACTTCACCTATACGGTCTGCATCAAGATGCATATTCCATGGCAGACGGCGCTTGGAGCGGTCTTTCTGTCGGGAACGGTGTTTCTGCTGCTTACTGCGTTTGGGATTCGGCAGTTGATATTGCGGTCGATCCCGCAGGAGCTCTATGCGGCTGTTGCCTGCGGCATTGGGTTGTTTATTGCGTTCATCGGGCTGACCAAGGCGGGGCTTGTGGTGCAGAGTCCGGTGACTCTGGTGCAGCTCGGCAATATCAAGGATCCGACGACGGCGCTGTCGCTGCTTGGGCTGGGGCTGATGGTGGCGCTGGAGATCTGGAAGATCAAGGGGTCGATTCTGATTGGCGTGCTGACGGTGACGGCTGCTGCGTGGGCGCTGGGACTGACCCACTGGACCCGCGCCGGGGGCGGAGTGCAGAGCCTGACGGCCACTGCTTTCAAGCTGGACATCCCCGGGGCCTTTCGCGTGGGGCTGCTGGAGATTGTCTTTGTCTTCTTTTTTGTAGACCTCTTTGACAATCTCGGGACGCTTGTCGCGGTTACGAAGCGCGCGGGGTTGCTGGCGGCAGATCATTCGATTCCGCGGCTTAACCGGATTCTGTTTGCCGATGCCGCTGCCACGGTGGCGGGATCGCTCACGGGAACATCCACCGTCACGAGCTATGTTGAATCGACTGCTGGAGTGGCGGCGGGCGGGCGCAGCGGGATTACTGCGATTGTGACGGGATTGCTCTTTCTGGTTGCCATGGTGGCTGCGCCGTTTATCGGGATTGTGCCGTCGGCTGCGACTGCACCGGCGCTGATTCTGGTGGGCTCGATGATGCTCACGACGGTCACGGAGATTCGATGGACGGAGCCGCTGGTGGCTGTGCCGGCGTTTCTGACGGTGATTCTGATTCCGCTGACGTATTCGATCGCCAACGGGCTGGGGTTTGGGATTATCGCCTGGGCGGTGTTACATCTGGCTGCGGGGAAGCTGAGCCGCAGGGACTGGCTGCTGTATTTGCTGGCTGCTCTGTTTCTCGTGCGGTTTGTGTATCTTTCGGCAAGTTGA
- a CDS encoding DUF4397 domain-containing protein codes for MISRFRWSAQTNRMQVPERPTELSLAALLAAAVVSLAGSLLLAGCQTISGSTAVSQLRIIDASYNAPSLNLYVEGTLLAGNLGQGSITSYASLHPTNNAAVKVTATTSTKTLVSANTSLLAGTSQSALISDIGAVYQVTVLQDQSTAAPSGHSEFRLLNQAPSTGPVDVYFLAGTSNTVFATAKPVIIGLAVGAISGYVTIPSSTLYMVIAPTGTTLADNVTTIYTSAAFPLVGGEVRTVLIVDPLLVTEPVQVYIADDVD; via the coding sequence ATGATTTCCAGATTTCGATGGAGTGCGCAGACGAACCGGATGCAGGTTCCGGAGCGACCGACTGAGTTGTCGCTTGCGGCTTTGCTTGCGGCTGCCGTGGTTTCATTGGCTGGTTCGCTGCTGCTGGCTGGTTGCCAGACAATCTCCGGATCGACTGCGGTGAGCCAGCTGCGGATCATCGACGCGTCCTACAATGCTCCGTCGCTGAACTTGTATGTCGAGGGCACATTGTTGGCCGGGAACCTTGGCCAGGGCAGCATTACGAGCTATGCGAGCCTGCATCCGACGAATAATGCCGCGGTGAAGGTAACTGCGACGACCAGCACGAAGACGCTGGTGAGCGCGAATACCTCACTGCTGGCGGGGACGAGCCAGTCGGCGCTGATCTCGGACATTGGCGCGGTGTACCAGGTGACGGTTCTGCAGGATCAATCGACTGCCGCGCCTAGCGGGCACTCAGAGTTTCGACTTCTGAATCAGGCGCCATCGACGGGGCCGGTGGATGTGTACTTTCTGGCTGGAACTTCCAACACGGTGTTTGCGACCGCGAAGCCTGTGATTATCGGGCTGGCGGTAGGGGCGATTTCCGGCTACGTGACGATTCCTTCTTCGACGCTATACATGGTGATCGCGCCGACGGGAACTACGCTTGCCGACAACGTAACGACCATTTACACGTCGGCTGCGTTCCCGCTCGTCGGCGGCGAAGTGCGGACGGTGCTGATTGTCGATCCGCTGCTCGTCACGGAGCCGGTGCAGGTCTATATTGCCGACGATGTGGACTGA
- a CDS encoding zinc-ribbon domain containing protein produces MCLILAIGQRAPCALFVASGDACIRKPEMEFSDRVLKCVVCGKDFVFTADEQRFFHAKQFANDPKHCKECKARRAASSSRTRPETRTTCAECGTATTVPFRPNQGRPVLCRACYEKATV; encoded by the coding sequence ATGTGTTTGATTCTGGCGATCGGCCAACGAGCCCCCTGTGCGCTTTTTGTGGCCTCCGGCGACGCCTGCATCAGAAAGCCGGAGATGGAATTCTCTGATCGGGTATTGAAGTGTGTCGTTTGTGGGAAGGACTTTGTCTTCACCGCCGACGAGCAACGATTCTTTCATGCAAAACAGTTCGCCAACGACCCCAAGCACTGCAAGGAGTGCAAGGCCCGCCGCGCCGCGAGTTCCTCCCGCACGCGTCCCGAAACTCGCACGACTTGCGCGGAGTGCGGCACGGCGACCACGGTTCCATTTCGACCAAACCAGGGCCGCCCGGTACTATGCCGCGCGTGCTACGAAAAGGCGACGGTCTGA
- the rpsU gene encoding 30S ribosomal protein S21 — MAEVRVQEGEPLENALRRFKRKVQQEDIIKEVKRHSYYLKPGEKRRVKEALARKRNRKKARKEQD, encoded by the coding sequence TTGGCAGAGGTTCGCGTACAAGAAGGCGAGCCGCTTGAGAATGCGCTCCGCCGGTTTAAGCGGAAGGTTCAGCAGGAAGACATCATCAAGGAAGTCAAACGTCACTCCTACTACCTGAAGCCCGGTGAAAAGCGCCGCGTCAAGGAAGCACTGGCGCGCAAGCGGAATCGCAAGAAGGCTCGTAAAGAGCAGGACTAA
- a CDS encoding sugar phosphate isomerase/epimerase family protein: MNRRHFLAGAVAAGGSALVSQGALGYALSAGVGSAEMAQPALKPMAVGLMIPVGNDPEAVISRVKNLGMSNCFLQLDAYVGKFTPALVQEFRSLLEKYEVVATSAEVVGPGRLVWDFVDGPSTIGLVPKASRAARMDALRQTSDFAKLLGISHVQTHCGFIPENPKDPFYEDTVIAIREVAQHCAGNGQEFLMETGQETPTAMLRALKDVNLPNLGVGLDTANLILYGKANPSDALEILGPYVRSVHAKDGKWPTDPMRLGEEVLIGSGAVDFEQVFTKLHKLGYTGAVTIERETSGPQQIEDVKAEKVYLERIISKILLA, translated from the coding sequence ATGAATCGAAGGCATTTTCTGGCGGGCGCAGTTGCAGCAGGCGGCTCTGCGCTGGTATCCCAGGGGGCATTGGGGTATGCACTCTCAGCAGGCGTGGGAAGCGCCGAAATGGCGCAGCCGGCATTGAAGCCCATGGCGGTTGGATTGATGATCCCGGTTGGCAACGACCCGGAGGCCGTGATCTCCCGGGTCAAGAATCTGGGTATGTCGAACTGCTTTCTGCAACTGGATGCTTACGTCGGGAAATTTACGCCCGCACTGGTACAGGAATTTCGCAGTCTTCTGGAGAAGTATGAGGTCGTTGCGACGAGCGCGGAGGTGGTTGGTCCGGGACGGCTGGTTTGGGACTTCGTGGATGGACCTTCGACAATTGGACTTGTTCCGAAGGCGAGCCGGGCCGCAAGAATGGATGCGCTCAGGCAGACCTCGGATTTTGCGAAGCTGCTCGGGATAAGCCATGTGCAGACGCACTGCGGTTTTATTCCCGAGAACCCAAAGGACCCCTTTTACGAAGACACTGTGATTGCTATTCGCGAAGTTGCACAGCATTGCGCCGGAAATGGGCAGGAATTTCTGATGGAGACGGGGCAGGAGACGCCGACGGCGATGTTGCGGGCGCTCAAAGACGTCAATCTGCCCAATCTTGGCGTTGGACTGGATACGGCCAATCTCATTTTGTACGGCAAGGCGAACCCTTCGGACGCTCTGGAGATCCTTGGGCCTTACGTGCGGAGCGTTCATGCCAAGGATGGGAAGTGGCCGACGGACCCGATGCGTCTTGGAGAAGAGGTGTTGATTGGCTCCGGGGCAGTCGATTTTGAGCAGGTCTTTACCAAGCTGCATAAGCTCGGCTACACGGGTGCAGTCACCATCGAGCGCGAGACTTCGGGACCGCAGCAGATTGAGGACGTCAAAGCTGAAAAGGTTTATCTGGAACGAATCATTTCAAAGATTCTGCTGGCATAA
- a CDS encoding Gfo/Idh/MocA family protein: MNRREFVGGLAGTSGLMILNPKTAFGYEANSAVRWGLLGCGNRGTSVATSFAQNTSARIVALADIFPDKLETGKAHFDQVNEKLGVPAIDSKLMFRGHKAFEEIASSSSVDAVQISTPPWFHVQHLDAVVTAGKHAYCEKPLGVDVAQTRQALEIGKRAEGRVSLDVGFQVRSAPPIAEVVRRIHDGALGKIAAIAAHYYAPASSYPDRGNVSADELRLRNWLWDRVLSGDILVEQNIHVIDICNWILKSHPIKATATGGRNVLTHFGDCWDNYQVIYTYPEDVHLSFSSTQFGTDGWFNVSESIFGSKGHAEAPYSGPVRIIGENAWEWKDVAQAAPSSSGGANFAANGAFSDNLAFADREKDRNFIESIVSGKFHNQAADGVQTALSCMLGRMAGKLGREVTWEEQLQHGEEYAMTIDMSQFR, translated from the coding sequence ATGAATCGAAGAGAATTCGTTGGCGGCCTGGCAGGAACCTCGGGCCTGATGATTTTGAACCCCAAGACGGCATTTGGCTACGAGGCGAACTCGGCGGTGCGTTGGGGCCTGCTGGGGTGCGGCAATCGGGGAACCTCGGTTGCAACCTCGTTTGCGCAAAACACTTCGGCGAGGATCGTGGCGCTGGCGGACATCTTCCCGGACAAGCTGGAAACGGGGAAGGCGCATTTCGACCAGGTGAATGAAAAGCTGGGAGTTCCGGCGATTGACTCGAAGCTGATGTTTCGCGGCCACAAGGCGTTTGAAGAGATTGCTTCCTCGTCCAGTGTGGATGCGGTGCAGATTTCGACTCCGCCGTGGTTTCATGTGCAGCATCTGGACGCTGTGGTGACGGCGGGCAAGCACGCGTATTGCGAAAAGCCCCTCGGCGTCGATGTGGCCCAGACTCGGCAGGCGCTGGAGATCGGCAAACGCGCGGAGGGACGGGTGAGCCTGGATGTCGGCTTCCAGGTGCGCAGTGCTCCGCCCATTGCCGAGGTAGTCCGGCGTATTCATGACGGAGCGCTGGGAAAGATCGCTGCCATTGCCGCACATTACTACGCGCCAGCTTCTTCTTATCCGGATCGGGGAAATGTTTCTGCCGACGAGCTTCGGCTGCGCAACTGGCTGTGGGATCGCGTGCTCTCGGGCGACATTCTGGTGGAGCAGAATATCCACGTCATCGATATCTGCAACTGGATACTCAAGAGCCATCCCATCAAAGCGACGGCTACCGGCGGACGAAATGTCCTGACGCATTTCGGCGATTGCTGGGACAACTACCAGGTGATCTACACCTATCCGGAAGACGTGCATCTGAGCTTTTCTTCGACCCAGTTCGGGACGGATGGATGGTTCAATGTCTCGGAGAGCATCTTTGGCTCGAAGGGCCACGCGGAGGCGCCTTATTCGGGGCCGGTGCGCATCATCGGCGAGAATGCGTGGGAGTGGAAGGATGTTGCGCAGGCTGCCCCGTCCAGCTCTGGAGGCGCGAACTTTGCCGCAAATGGCGCCTTCAGTGACAATCTTGCCTTTGCCGATCGCGAAAAAGACAGGAACTTTATCGAGAGCATTGTTTCCGGGAAGTTTCATAACCAGGCGGCGGACGGCGTACAGACCGCGCTCAGTTGCATGCTGGGACGGATGGCCGGAAAACTTGGGCGCGAAGTGACCTGGGAGGAACAACTGCAGCACGGCGAGGAGTATGCGATGACGATCGACATGAGCCAGTTCCGATAG
- a CDS encoding gamma carbonic anhydrase family protein: MIRSYQGRHPVVPESSYVDLSAQVIGNVEIGEHSSVWMNAVLRGDVNSIRVGANSNVQDCAVLHGQRYLYSVTVGDWVTIGHNATVHGCVVEDAVLIGMGVVVLNNARIGEGSIIAAGAVVPEGTVVPPRTLWAGVPAKMRRELDDKDRELILMYAKNYLDYTEIYLRETGR, encoded by the coding sequence ATGATTCGGAGTTATCAGGGGCGGCATCCGGTGGTGCCGGAGAGCAGCTATGTCGACCTTTCGGCGCAGGTGATTGGGAACGTCGAGATCGGCGAGCACTCAAGCGTGTGGATGAATGCGGTACTGCGCGGCGATGTCAACTCGATCCGTGTCGGCGCAAACTCCAACGTGCAGGATTGCGCGGTGCTCCATGGGCAGCGTTATCTGTATTCGGTCACGGTAGGTGATTGGGTCACGATCGGCCATAATGCTACAGTCCACGGCTGTGTGGTCGAGGATGCAGTGCTGATCGGAATGGGCGTCGTGGTTCTGAACAATGCGCGGATAGGTGAGGGATCGATTATTGCAGCCGGTGCTGTCGTGCCCGAGGGAACGGTTGTTCCGCCTCGCACGCTATGGGCGGGAGTGCCGGCGAAGATGCGGCGGGAACTGGACGATAAAGACCGTGAGTTGATCCTGATGTATGCGAAGAATTATCTGGACTATACGGAGATCTACTTGCGGGAGACTGGGCGGTAA
- a CDS encoding glycosyltransferase family 4 protein: MSEDLWSGIPLNIVRTLRELGHEVVLIGALQPHVPVFSRVKSAIYKFLFKKVYVINRDPSVIRARTPDANKRLSQLGAVDAILVSYLPDAAYLESKYPVVLLHDATWVQLLDYYPGYERSRLAAETVRGGIELDREALRRCAHAIYSSHWATRSASQDYGVPDHKLSVAPLGASIVNPPTRTDVAAYLKRRGQDTMKLFFLGKEWHRKGGDIAVQVAAEIMRLGVPVELHVAGCQPEGEIPPFVRAHGSLRKDVEAQAQKLRGLFESSDFFIMPTRADAFGIVFGESAAFGLPVMASDSGGVREAARGEWSLVPPPGTSPSIYAQWAVSLFRNRAEYERLSWLARESYENDLNWPSFCRHLIQVVSECAH, encoded by the coding sequence GTGTCCGAAGACCTTTGGTCGGGAATTCCGCTGAACATTGTGCGAACATTGCGTGAGTTGGGCCACGAAGTGGTTCTGATCGGGGCACTTCAGCCTCACGTTCCGGTTTTCAGTCGGGTTAAATCTGCCATTTACAAGTTCTTATTCAAGAAGGTATACGTAATCAACCGAGACCCCAGCGTCATCCGCGCTCGCACACCGGATGCGAATAAACGGCTCAGTCAGCTTGGCGCGGTCGACGCCATACTGGTCAGCTATCTGCCGGACGCTGCTTATCTCGAGAGTAAGTATCCCGTCGTGCTGCTCCACGACGCAACCTGGGTCCAACTGCTCGATTACTACCCGGGATACGAACGGAGCCGGTTGGCAGCGGAGACTGTTCGCGGCGGCATCGAACTAGATCGAGAAGCCCTGCGCCGTTGCGCCCATGCCATCTACTCCTCTCACTGGGCGACCCGGAGCGCGAGTCAGGATTATGGCGTACCAGATCACAAGCTGAGCGTGGCGCCATTGGGAGCGAGCATCGTCAATCCACCGACACGCACCGATGTGGCTGCCTATCTGAAACGGCGCGGCCAGGACACGATGAAGCTCTTCTTTCTGGGCAAGGAATGGCATCGCAAGGGAGGAGATATCGCGGTCCAGGTGGCCGCTGAGATCATGCGGCTCGGCGTTCCCGTCGAGTTGCATGTTGCCGGTTGCCAGCCGGAAGGCGAGATTCCGCCCTTTGTCAGGGCACACGGATCGCTGCGCAAGGATGTGGAAGCGCAGGCGCAGAAATTAAGAGGCCTCTTTGAATCCAGCGACTTCTTCATCATGCCCACACGCGCCGACGCATTTGGAATTGTCTTTGGTGAGTCTGCCGCCTTTGGTCTTCCTGTGATGGCATCCGATTCGGGTGGAGTTCGCGAAGCGGCGCGGGGCGAATGGAGCCTGGTGCCTCCACCCGGAACTTCTCCCTCGATCTATGCACAATGGGCTGTCTCGCTATTTCGAAACCGCGCCGAGTACGAACGGTTGAGCTGGCTCGCCAGAGAATCCTACGAAAATGATCTGAACTGGCCAAGCTTCTGCCGCCATCTCATTCAGGTCGTAAGCGAATGTGCTCATTAA
- a CDS encoding acyl-CoA desaturase: MPPVSPNVLQDQASAVVTQVESPASRSSKPASSARVLVGKEVHMGRKANGGGINWVTAGFIAAFHIGAVAALFYFSWSRLAVAAVLWILAINFGIGVCYHRLLTHRGFQTPKWVEYCLTVCATLALEGGPIFWVAVHRVHHQHSDIEGDPHTPKEGAWWAHIGWMVLGKSMHAKTTALSRYVPDLSRDRFHVWMSKYHWLTLVACGLFLLGLGSYIDHGIMGGVKMVLWGVFLRVTLGLHATWLVNSATHLWGSRRFETRDDSRNSFWVALVTGGEGWHNNHHAHPVSARHGLTWYEFDPNFYLIWMLSKLGLARKIQVARFDKANPKPAGAQH, encoded by the coding sequence ATGCCCCCAGTCTCACCGAACGTTCTGCAAGACCAAGCTTCTGCAGTCGTCACACAAGTCGAATCGCCCGCAAGCCGTAGCTCCAAGCCTGCATCTTCAGCCCGCGTTCTCGTTGGCAAAGAGGTGCATATGGGCCGCAAAGCCAACGGCGGGGGAATCAATTGGGTCACGGCCGGGTTTATCGCAGCCTTTCACATCGGCGCGGTTGCTGCTCTTTTCTACTTCAGTTGGAGCCGTCTTGCGGTAGCAGCTGTTCTCTGGATTCTGGCCATCAACTTCGGAATTGGAGTCTGTTACCACCGCCTGCTCACCCATCGCGGCTTTCAGACCCCCAAGTGGGTTGAGTATTGCCTCACCGTCTGCGCCACGCTTGCGTTGGAAGGCGGCCCGATCTTCTGGGTTGCCGTGCATCGTGTTCACCATCAGCACAGCGATATCGAGGGCGATCCACACACGCCAAAGGAAGGCGCCTGGTGGGCGCACATCGGCTGGATGGTTCTCGGCAAGTCGATGCACGCGAAGACAACTGCGTTGTCTCGCTACGTTCCCGATCTCTCGCGTGACCGTTTCCACGTCTGGATGAGCAAGTACCACTGGCTCACTCTCGTCGCCTGCGGATTGTTCCTGCTCGGCCTCGGCAGCTACATTGATCACGGCATCATGGGCGGCGTCAAGATGGTTCTCTGGGGCGTTTTCCTTCGCGTCACACTCGGCCTGCATGCCACCTGGCTGGTGAACTCAGCCACACACCTCTGGGGCAGCCGCCGCTTTGAAACCCGAGACGACTCGCGCAACAGCTTCTGGGTCGCGCTGGTCACCGGCGGCGAAGGATGGCACAACAACCACCACGCTCATCCCGTTTCGGCTCGCCACGGTCTTACGTGGTATGAGTTCGACCCGAATTTCTACCTCATCTGGATGCTCAGCAAACTCGGCCTGGCCCGAAAGATTCAGGTCGCCCGATTCGACAAGGCCAACCCCAAGCCTGCCGGGGCCCAGCACTAG
- a CDS encoding aldo/keto reductase: MEYRILGGSGLKVSALSFGVATFGGGNEFFKAWGDTDVAEARRLLDICFEAGVNLFDTADIYSYGKSEEVLGKALEGKRDKALISTKATFRFGDGPNDVGSSRHHLRRSLEASLRRLNTDYVDIYHLHGFDALTPIEETLNTLDKFVREGKVRYIACSNFSGWHLMKSLAISERYGWARYVAHQVYYSLVGREYEWELMPLGLDQKVGALVWSPLGWGRLTGKLRRGQPIPEVSRLHKTAEMGPQVPDEYLYTVVDALDAVAKETGKTVPQVALNWLLQRPTVSSIIIGARNEEQLRQNLASEGWNLTSDQVARLDRASEQPPTYPYWHQRQFTERNPLPVPEPAAAQEQ, translated from the coding sequence ATGGAATATAGAATCCTCGGAGGCTCCGGCCTCAAAGTATCCGCGCTGAGTTTTGGCGTCGCCACATTTGGCGGCGGCAACGAGTTCTTCAAAGCCTGGGGTGACACCGATGTCGCCGAAGCCCGTCGCCTCCTCGACATCTGTTTCGAAGCCGGCGTCAACCTCTTCGACACAGCCGATATTTATTCTTATGGCAAATCGGAGGAAGTTCTAGGCAAGGCTCTTGAGGGCAAGCGCGACAAGGCCCTGATCTCCACCAAAGCCACGTTCCGCTTCGGCGACGGTCCCAACGATGTCGGTTCCTCGCGGCATCATCTGCGCAGGTCGCTCGAAGCCAGCCTTCGCCGCCTCAACACCGATTACGTCGACATCTATCATCTCCACGGCTTCGACGCCCTTACGCCGATCGAGGAAACTCTGAATACACTCGACAAGTTCGTTCGCGAGGGCAAAGTCCGCTATATCGCCTGCTCCAACTTCTCCGGCTGGCACCTGATGAAGTCGCTCGCCATCTCCGAACGCTACGGCTGGGCGCGCTACGTTGCTCACCAGGTCTACTACTCCCTGGTTGGCCGCGAGTACGAGTGGGAACTGATGCCCCTCGGTCTCGACCAGAAAGTCGGCGCATTGGTCTGGAGTCCGCTCGGCTGGGGACGCCTCACCGGCAAACTCCGCCGCGGTCAGCCAATCCCCGAGGTAAGCCGTCTCCACAAGACCGCAGAGATGGGCCCACAGGTTCCCGACGAATATCTCTACACTGTCGTCGATGCGCTGGACGCCGTCGCGAAAGAAACCGGCAAGACCGTACCGCAGGTCGCGCTGAACTGGCTCCTCCAGCGTCCAACCGTCTCCTCCATCATCATCGGTGCCAGGAATGAAGAGCAACTCCGTCAGAATCTCGCCTCCGAAGGCTGGAATCTGACATCTGATCAAGTAGCGCGTCTGGATCGCGCCAGCGAACAACCTCCGACCTACCCGTATTGGCATCAGCGCCAATTCACCGAGCGCAATCCGCTCCCGGTCCCTGAGCCGGCTGCCGCTCAGGAACAGTAA
- a CDS encoding BrnT family toxin, translating to MFIWDEAKRLSNLKKHGLDFRDAHLIYDNPDKCTYDASREDEYRLMDVALAVLRGRLLTLVYMEIEDDVRVISFRNASREERKAYEEDRREAESGQ from the coding sequence GTGTTTATCTGGGATGAGGCAAAGAGACTGTCCAACCTGAAAAAGCATGGGCTGGATTTTCGGGATGCTCATCTCATCTACGACAATCCGGATAAATGCACCTATGACGCCAGCCGCGAAGATGAGTATCGGCTGATGGATGTGGCGCTGGCGGTACTCAGGGGCAGGCTGCTGACGCTGGTTTACATGGAGATTGAGGACGATGTTCGCGTGATCTCGTTTCGCAATGCATCCCGGGAGGAGCGCAAAGCCTATGAAGAAGACAGAAGAGAAGCAGAATCAGGTCAGTGA
- a CDS encoding BrnA antitoxin family protein codes for MKKTEEKQNQVSETDWDRVLAHREGDAIPYEPEDGPYDPNDGKATSEWLAKADLIRKGKVVRRGKRGPQKTPTKKLVSLRLSPEVIEHFKAGGPGWQTRIERTLLESIKRGA; via the coding sequence ATGAAGAAGACAGAAGAGAAGCAGAATCAGGTCAGTGAGACGGATTGGGACCGGGTACTGGCGCATCGCGAGGGAGACGCTATCCCTTATGAGCCGGAAGACGGGCCTTATGACCCGAACGACGGGAAGGCTACGAGCGAGTGGCTGGCCAAGGCTGATTTGATTCGCAAAGGGAAGGTTGTGCGCAGGGGCAAGCGCGGACCGCAGAAGACTCCGACGAAGAAGCTGGTTTCGTTACGGTTGTCGCCGGAGGTGATTGAGCACTTCAAGGCGGGTGGGCCGGGATGGCAGACGCGGATTGAGCGCACTTTGCTGGAGTCGATCAAGCGTGGTGCTTGA
- the hisS gene encoding histidine--tRNA ligase translates to MSTLKAVRGTRDLLPPETALWNRIEAVARSVFERYNFGEIRTPVFEDTGLFARGVGEETDIVSKEMYTWEDRARAQSEKSQSLTLRPENTAGVVRAYIEHKLGETGQLQKLYYIGPQFRRERPQKGRYRQFSQIGAEVIGPVSAGSESPVRDAEVLEMLATLLDELGISGWTLKINSVGSASDRPAYIAKLKAALEPVVGQMCEDCQRRAVTNPLRVLDCKVPHDQPFIDALPKIADSLDEASRTHFAAVCAALDAAGVPYERDHRLVRGLDYYTRTTFEFTHGGLGAQNALLGGGRYDGLSEAIGGPKAPGIGFAMGEDRLVLTLQELDAAKAELADAYIAPLGEAQNPAALGLARELRRGGLRIELGDGSFRLKKSFEAADKVARTIVLFGENEAQSGILTVKNFSSGIQSKIARVELAAHLVAARTK, encoded by the coding sequence ATGAGTACATTGAAGGCAGTGCGCGGAACGCGGGATCTTTTGCCGCCGGAAACGGCGCTTTGGAATCGGATTGAGGCCGTTGCCCGCTCCGTTTTTGAGCGATACAACTTCGGCGAGATTCGCACGCCGGTTTTTGAGGACACCGGGCTGTTTGCCCGTGGAGTGGGCGAAGAGACCGACATCGTTTCCAAGGAGATGTACACCTGGGAGGATCGGGCGCGGGCGCAGTCGGAGAAATCCCAATCTCTGACGCTGCGGCCCGAAAATACCGCCGGGGTGGTTCGTGCCTACATTGAGCACAAGCTGGGCGAGACGGGCCAGTTGCAGAAGCTGTATTACATCGGTCCGCAATTTCGGCGGGAGCGGCCGCAGAAAGGGCGTTACCGGCAGTTTTCGCAGATTGGCGCGGAGGTGATCGGGCCGGTTTCGGCGGGGAGCGAGTCTCCTGTGCGCGATGCCGAGGTGCTGGAGATGCTGGCCACGCTGCTGGATGAGCTTGGCATTTCAGGATGGACGCTCAAGATCAATTCCGTCGGTTCGGCGAGTGATCGCCCGGCGTATATCGCGAAGCTCAAGGCTGCGCTGGAGCCGGTTGTTGGCCAGATGTGCGAGGACTGTCAGCGGCGGGCGGTGACGAATCCGCTGCGCGTGCTGGACTGCAAGGTGCCGCATGACCAACCGTTTATTGACGCGCTGCCGAAGATTGCGGATTCGCTGGATGAAGCTTCGCGGACGCACTTTGCCGCGGTCTGCGCGGCTCTGGATGCGGCCGGGGTTCCCTATGAGCGCGATCACCGGCTGGTGCGCGGCCTCGACTATTACACGCGCACTACGTTTGAGTTCACGCATGGCGGACTGGGCGCACAGAATGCCCTGCTCGGCGGTGGACGGTATGACGGGCTGAGCGAGGCGATTGGCGGCCCGAAGGCGCCAGGGATTGGCTTTGCCATGGGCGAGGATCGGCTGGTGCTGACGTTGCAGGAGTTGGATGCCGCGAAGGCTGAGTTGGCGGACGCCTATATTGCTCCGCTTGGCGAGGCGCAAAACCCTGCGGCGCTGGGGCTGGCGCGGGAGCTGCGGCGTGGCGGATTGCGGATAGAGCTTGGCGACGGAAGCTTCCGGTTGAAGAAATCCTTTGAGGCAGCGGACAAGGTCGCTCGGACAATCGTTCTCTTCGGCGAAAATGAGGCGCAATCCGGTATTCTGACGGTCAAGAACTTCTCCAGCGGGATTCAAAGCAAGATTGCGCGGGTTGAGCTGGCGGCGCATCTTGTGGCAGCCCGGACAAAGTAA